From the genome of Amycolatopsis sp. NBC_01488, one region includes:
- a CDS encoding SapB/AmfS family lanthipeptide, producing MEFVLELQSLEALDGHEGGGGGGGGQSNLSLLANCHNSTLSVVACP from the coding sequence ATGGAATTCGTTCTGGAGTTGCAGTCGCTCGAGGCTCTCGACGGTCACGAGGGTGGCGGCGGCGGTGGCGGCGGCCAGTCGAACCTGAGCCTGCTGGCCAACTGCCACAACAGCACCCTCAGCGTGGTCGCCTGCCCGTAA
- the lanKC gene encoding class III lanthionine synthetase LanKC, translating into MDLRYEAFCFADPLFYDEQQEIGAPSDDFAQVLPMPADGWVTADRGVWRSLRPEGRELPGQGWKIHVSAGLDNARSVLVQVHEYCIEHRIAYKHLRSLMILLARNSKYAPRDGSAKLITIYPADDDELERVLEDLAARLEGEHGAYILSDLRYGSGPLYVRYGGFAERWVEHGGTRVLAISKPDGTLVPDNREPRFSVPDWVKIPACLTASIAARKAGDPAQFPYRVTSSLHFSNGGGVYLATRKSDGEEVVLKEARPHAGLDRTRTDAVERLRREHEVLERLNGIPGVPRTFERFTVWEHHYLAMEHMPGTPLGGWLALNYPLTRRNRTDGDLAAYTERALGLLGKLERILAAVHGRGIVFGDLHPQNVLIDPETDELSLIDFELAADADGGDRPALGAPGFRAPADRSGTEVDEYALAAFRLWFFLPLTTLLELSPAKLRGYADFVQRTFDVPEGYADAIVAGLAPRTEPASPAITTTELDTARPDWALVRKQVTAAILASATPQRTDRLFPGDIEQFRLGGACFGNGAAGVLHALDVSGAGRFPEYERWLLDSVRREPPPRPGFFDGTHGIAYVLENFGHHDAATRLLASSAQLVAQTTDHALEGGLSGIALTQLHFATRRGDNEYGRQALATAVRLAEALDTATPPGKAGRAGLLNGWSGPALLFVRLYEQTHEQLWLSLADQALQRDLEECVTTDDGSLQVRDGESRTLPYVGVGSAGILMVAEQLARHRPEAESLKSRPGLREACRGEFVVFPGLLFGRTGLLAALAMDPDPDEVVRAAVDMHLARLAWHAVPYKDGLAFPGNLLLRLSMDVTTGGAGILLGLAAVLDGRALLPFLDGTPSPQISGR; encoded by the coding sequence ATGGATCTGCGCTACGAAGCATTTTGCTTCGCCGACCCGTTGTTCTACGACGAACAACAGGAAATCGGTGCGCCGTCCGACGATTTCGCCCAGGTGCTGCCCATGCCGGCCGATGGCTGGGTCACCGCGGACCGCGGCGTGTGGCGGTCCCTGCGCCCCGAGGGACGCGAACTTCCCGGCCAGGGTTGGAAAATCCACGTTTCCGCTGGTCTGGACAACGCCCGCAGCGTGCTCGTGCAGGTGCACGAGTACTGTATCGAGCACCGGATCGCCTATAAGCACCTCCGCTCGCTGATGATCCTGCTCGCTCGGAATTCGAAATACGCTCCCCGTGACGGCAGCGCCAAGCTCATCACCATTTACCCGGCTGACGACGACGAGCTGGAACGTGTTCTCGAAGATCTGGCGGCCCGGCTCGAAGGCGAGCACGGCGCTTATATCCTGAGCGACCTGCGCTACGGAAGCGGGCCATTGTATGTCCGTTACGGCGGCTTCGCAGAGCGATGGGTGGAGCACGGCGGCACGCGCGTCCTGGCGATCAGCAAACCGGACGGAACGCTCGTACCCGATAATCGGGAGCCCCGGTTCTCGGTGCCCGACTGGGTGAAGATCCCGGCCTGCCTGACCGCCAGCATCGCCGCGCGAAAGGCCGGCGACCCGGCGCAGTTCCCCTACCGGGTCACGAGTTCCCTGCACTTCTCCAACGGCGGCGGCGTCTACCTGGCCACCCGCAAGAGCGACGGCGAGGAGGTCGTCCTCAAGGAGGCCAGGCCGCACGCCGGCCTCGACCGGACGCGCACCGACGCCGTCGAGCGCCTGCGCCGTGAACACGAGGTCCTGGAGCGGCTGAACGGCATCCCCGGCGTGCCGAGGACGTTCGAGCGGTTCACCGTCTGGGAGCACCACTACCTGGCCATGGAGCACATGCCGGGCACGCCGCTGGGCGGCTGGCTCGCGCTCAACTACCCGCTGACCCGGCGCAACCGCACCGACGGTGACCTGGCCGCCTACACCGAACGCGCCCTCGGCCTGCTCGGCAAGCTCGAGCGGATCCTCGCCGCGGTGCACGGCCGCGGGATCGTCTTCGGTGACCTGCACCCGCAGAACGTCCTGATCGACCCGGAGACCGACGAGCTCTCGCTGATCGACTTCGAGCTGGCGGCGGACGCCGACGGTGGCGACCGGCCGGCGCTGGGCGCACCCGGCTTCCGGGCGCCGGCCGACCGGTCGGGCACCGAGGTCGACGAGTACGCCCTCGCCGCGTTCCGGCTGTGGTTCTTCCTGCCGCTCACGACGCTGCTCGAGCTGTCCCCGGCGAAGCTGCGCGGCTACGCCGACTTCGTACAGCGCACGTTCGATGTCCCCGAGGGGTACGCCGACGCGATCGTCGCCGGGCTCGCTCCGCGCACGGAGCCGGCGAGTCCGGCGATCACCACCACCGAGCTCGACACCGCACGCCCGGACTGGGCACTCGTCCGCAAGCAGGTCACCGCCGCGATCCTGGCGTCGGCGACCCCGCAGCGGACCGACCGGCTGTTCCCCGGCGACATCGAGCAGTTCCGGCTCGGCGGCGCGTGCTTCGGCAACGGCGCGGCGGGCGTCCTGCACGCGCTGGACGTGTCCGGCGCGGGGCGGTTCCCCGAGTACGAGCGGTGGCTGCTCGACTCGGTCCGCCGCGAGCCGCCACCGCGACCCGGCTTCTTCGACGGCACGCACGGCATCGCGTACGTGCTGGAGAACTTCGGTCACCACGACGCCGCGACCCGGCTGCTGGCCTCGTCGGCGCAGCTGGTCGCGCAGACCACCGACCACGCGCTCGAAGGCGGCCTTTCGGGCATCGCGCTGACGCAGCTGCACTTCGCGACCCGAAGGGGCGACAACGAGTACGGCCGGCAGGCGCTCGCCACCGCGGTCCGCCTGGCGGAAGCGCTGGACACCGCGACGCCGCCCGGGAAGGCCGGCCGCGCCGGGCTGCTCAACGGCTGGTCCGGGCCCGCGCTGCTGTTCGTCCGCCTGTACGAGCAGACCCACGAGCAGCTGTGGCTCTCCCTGGCCGACCAGGCACTGCAGCGCGACCTCGAAGAGTGCGTCACCACGGACGACGGATCGCTGCAGGTCCGCGACGGCGAGAGCCGGACGCTGCCCTACGTCGGCGTCGGCAGCGCCGGGATCCTGATGGTCGCCGAACAGCTCGCACGGCACCGTCCGGAGGCCGAGTCGCTGAAGAGCCGTCCGGGGCTGCGCGAAGCCTGCCGAGGCGAGTTCGTCGTCTTCCCGGGCCTGCTCTTCGGCCGGACCGGCCTGCTGGCCGCGCTGGCCATGGACCCGGACCCGGACGAGGTCGTCCGCGCGGCGGTCGACATGCACCTGGCCCGGCTGGCCTGGCACGCCGTGCCGTACAAGGACGGCCTCGCGTTCCCCGGCAACCTGCTCCTGCGGTTGTCGATGGACGTCACCACCGGCGGCGCGGGCATCCTGCTCGGGCTCGCCGCGGTACTGGACGGCAGGGCGTTGCTGCCCTTCCTCGACGGAACGCCGTCCCCCCAGATCTCCGGTCGCTGA
- a CDS encoding glycosyltransferase family 39 protein has protein sequence MAARAERIALGMVLGVAAALWGWAPAGRPLQPYYAAAVHSMAHDVSAFFFAGFDPAGVVTVDKPPLAFWTQTLGVTVFGFHPWAIALVQVIEGVAAVFVLHRVVRRWAGPRTALLAAALFALTPVTAAINRDNLPDTLLVLLLLLAAYCVTRAVENPRWLVWAGVFVGLGFLTKMLAAWIVLPGLALAYFIAAPGSRGRRLAWIGLAGGVTLVVSLAWPVVVTLWPGAKPFVGSTTDGSVWQLAFGYNGLTRLVGGSTGIGGGYGATIGAALGGDAGPLRLFDTEVGGQIAWLLPLALGSLVVAACRARGAEPRAKAGWALWGGWLVVGAAVFSFTGGIFHAYYTAELAPAIAALAAAGLATAWRWQRSSGAARFALPGAVAGTALLAYVLLGRTPDWLPWLRYTVLALALLAVVAAFLRAPRAAVVIGLVAVVAGPTAFVADTAVRPVSVLETADPGAGPSSTDAVRTVVGVNTGQAAEAGYVRFIDSAYRLSPGQREVLAYAQTSSTEIALAVEGGTYGADPFLLNTDARVAPLGGYLGFDPAPSAADLPRWVAAGKLRFVLLPLVFVDIGRGASKQQRTTAAAGDAGELTRRVGWEAKHCRPVPPARIGPDAATAGVLFDCGVRQ, from the coding sequence ATGGCGGCGAGGGCCGAGCGGATCGCGTTGGGGATGGTGCTGGGGGTCGCGGCGGCGTTGTGGGGGTGGGCGCCGGCCGGCCGGCCGCTGCAGCCCTACTACGCCGCCGCGGTGCACTCGATGGCGCACGACGTCTCGGCTTTCTTCTTCGCGGGCTTCGACCCGGCGGGGGTCGTCACGGTCGACAAGCCGCCGCTCGCGTTCTGGACCCAGACGCTCGGCGTGACCGTGTTCGGCTTCCACCCCTGGGCGATCGCGCTGGTCCAGGTCATCGAGGGCGTCGCGGCCGTGTTCGTGCTGCACCGGGTGGTGCGCCGCTGGGCCGGGCCCCGGACTGCTCTGCTCGCGGCGGCGCTGTTCGCGCTGACGCCGGTCACCGCGGCGATCAACCGCGACAACCTGCCGGACACCCTCCTGGTGCTCCTGCTGCTGCTCGCCGCCTACTGCGTGACCCGCGCGGTCGAGAACCCGCGGTGGCTCGTGTGGGCCGGCGTGTTCGTCGGCCTGGGTTTCCTGACGAAGATGCTCGCCGCGTGGATCGTGCTGCCCGGCTTGGCGCTGGCGTACTTCATCGCGGCGCCCGGTTCGCGGGGACGCCGGCTGGCCTGGATCGGCCTGGCCGGCGGCGTGACGCTGGTCGTGTCGCTGGCGTGGCCGGTCGTCGTCACGCTGTGGCCGGGCGCGAAACCGTTCGTCGGCAGCACCACCGACGGCTCGGTCTGGCAACTGGCCTTCGGCTACAACGGCTTGACGCGGCTGGTCGGCGGGTCGACCGGGATCGGCGGCGGCTACGGCGCCACGATCGGCGCGGCGCTCGGCGGTGACGCGGGTCCGCTGCGGCTGTTCGACACCGAGGTCGGCGGGCAGATCGCTTGGCTGCTGCCGCTCGCGCTGGGATCCCTGGTCGTCGCCGCGTGCCGGGCCCGCGGTGCCGAGCCGCGCGCGAAGGCGGGCTGGGCGCTCTGGGGCGGCTGGCTCGTCGTCGGCGCCGCGGTCTTCTCCTTCACCGGCGGCATCTTCCACGCCTACTACACCGCGGAGCTCGCGCCGGCGATCGCGGCGCTCGCCGCGGCCGGCCTGGCCACGGCCTGGCGGTGGCAACGCTCGTCCGGAGCGGCCCGGTTCGCGCTGCCGGGCGCGGTCGCGGGGACGGCGCTGCTCGCGTACGTCCTGCTCGGCCGGACGCCGGACTGGCTCCCGTGGCTGCGGTACACCGTGCTCGCGCTTGCTCTGCTGGCCGTCGTCGCGGCGTTCCTGCGGGCGCCGCGCGCCGCGGTCGTCATCGGGCTGGTCGCCGTCGTGGCCGGTCCCACGGCCTTCGTCGCCGACACCGCGGTGCGGCCGGTCAGCGTGCTGGAGACCGCCGACCCGGGCGCCGGCCCGTCGTCGACGGACGCGGTGCGCACGGTCGTCGGCGTCAACACGGGCCAAGCGGCCGAGGCCGGGTACGTCCGGTTCATCGACAGCGCGTACCGGCTCAGCCCAGGTCAGCGCGAAGTCCTCGCGTACGCGCAGACGTCGTCCACCGAGATCGCACTGGCCGTCGAAGGCGGCACGTACGGCGCGGACCCGTTCCTGCTGAACACCGACGCGCGCGTGGCGCCGCTGGGCGGTTACCTCGGCTTCGATCCGGCGCCTTCGGCCGCCGACCTGCCGCGGTGGGTGGCGGCCGGGAAACTGCGGTTCGTGCTGCTGCCGCTGGTGTTCGTCGACATCGGCCGCGGTGCCTCGAAGCAGCAGCGGACCACCGCCGCGGCGGGCGACGCGGGCGAGCTGACCCGGCGCGTCGGCTGGGAGGCCAAGCACTGCCGCCCGGTGCCGCCCGCGCGGATCGGCCCGGACGCGGCCACCGCCGGGGTGCTGTTCGACTGCGGGGTCAGGCAGTGA
- a CDS encoding SixA phosphatase family protein has product MAGKRLLVVLRHAKSAWPEGVDDHERPLGPRGLRDAPKAGRWLREHGHVPGLVLCSTARRTRETWALVAGELPEPPPVRYDDELYGGDLLAVARRTSSDVTRLALVGHEPSVSELTDRLAGAGAVDRFPTGAIAVFAVDGEWGTLEAAPLVGFFRPREH; this is encoded by the coding sequence ATGGCGGGAAAGCGCTTGCTCGTCGTCCTGCGGCACGCCAAGTCGGCGTGGCCCGAGGGCGTCGACGATCACGAACGGCCGCTCGGGCCCCGGGGCCTGCGCGACGCGCCGAAGGCCGGACGCTGGCTTCGCGAGCACGGTCACGTCCCCGGCCTCGTTCTCTGCTCCACCGCCCGGCGGACGCGGGAGACGTGGGCGCTCGTCGCCGGGGAACTGCCGGAGCCGCCGCCTGTCCGGTACGACGACGAGCTCTACGGCGGCGATCTGCTGGCCGTCGCGCGGCGGACGTCGTCCGACGTGACGAGGCTCGCGCTCGTCGGGCACGAGCCCAGCGTCAGCGAGCTGACCGACCGCCTCGCCGGGGCGGGGGCCGTCGACCGGTTTCCCACCGGGGCGATCGCGGTGTTCGCCGTCGACGGGGAATGGGGCACGCTCGAAGCGGCTCCGCTCGTCGGCTTCTTCCGGCCTCGCGAGCACTGA
- a CDS encoding IS701 family transposase: MVAGRFAQAGSRRRARMYVLGLLSGAERKNSWTLAEQAGDLTPDGMQRLLNFYRWDADAARDDVRSYVLDNLGDRGGIAVVDETGFLKKGTKSAGVQRQYSGTAGRIENCQLGVFLTYVSAKGRALIDRELYLPVSWTDDRERCAEAGIGPEVEFATKPQLAQRMLERLLDAGSDIEWFTADEAYGDNPGLRDWCEQAGLNYVMAISCDHRFDTPAGTLRADALAAAAPRKGWQRLSAGIGSKGHRLYDWLLLDPGTAGGRQLLVRRSISKPTELAYYICYSTYPVPVAELVRVAGSRWAVEETFQFAKNETGLDHYQVRKYDAWYRHITLSMLAAAFLAVTAHTERARDEKGAPLQKQRT; encoded by the coding sequence CTGGTGGCGGGTCGTTTCGCGCAAGCGGGCTCGCGCCGTCGAGCCCGGATGTATGTGCTGGGGCTGCTGTCGGGCGCGGAGCGGAAGAACTCGTGGACGCTGGCCGAGCAGGCTGGTGACCTGACCCCGGACGGCATGCAGCGGCTGCTGAACTTCTACCGGTGGGACGCCGACGCTGCTCGTGACGACGTCCGCTCCTATGTGCTGGACAATCTTGGTGACCGCGGCGGGATCGCGGTGGTTGATGAGACTGGTTTTCTGAAGAAGGGCACCAAATCCGCCGGGGTGCAGCGGCAGTACTCCGGGACCGCCGGGCGGATCGAGAACTGCCAGCTCGGAGTGTTCTTGACCTACGTCTCGGCCAAGGGCCGGGCGTTGATCGACCGCGAGCTCTACCTCCCGGTGTCCTGGACCGATGATCGGGAACGCTGCGCGGAAGCCGGAATCGGTCCGGAGGTCGAGTTCGCGACCAAACCCCAGCTCGCTCAGCGGATGCTGGAACGGCTGCTCGACGCTGGTTCCGACATCGAGTGGTTCACCGCTGACGAGGCCTACGGCGACAACCCCGGCCTGCGAGACTGGTGCGAACAGGCCGGACTGAACTACGTCATGGCCATCTCGTGTGACCATCGCTTCGACACCCCGGCCGGGACGTTGCGGGCCGACGCACTCGCCGCCGCGGCACCACGCAAGGGCTGGCAACGCCTCTCGGCTGGGATCGGCAGCAAAGGGCACCGGCTCTACGACTGGCTGCTGCTCGACCCCGGCACCGCCGGCGGCCGGCAGCTGCTGGTTCGCCGCTCGATCAGCAAGCCCACCGAGCTGGCCTACTACATCTGCTACTCCACCTACCCGGTGCCGGTCGCCGAACTCGTCCGGGTCGCCGGATCCCGGTGGGCGGTCGAGGAAACGTTCCAGTTCGCCAAGAACGAGACCGGACTGGATCACTACCAGGTCCGCAAATACGACGCCTGGTACCGGCATATCACCCTGTCCATGCTCGCCGCCGCGTTCCTCGCCGTCACCGCCCACACCGAACGCGCCCGGGACGAAAAAGGGGCACCGCTGCAGAAACAGCGGACCTGA
- a CDS encoding IS3 family transposase, with translation MTRSCALTGISRATHYRHVNPKGPMHGPWLPRTPPPQALDTAERDRVLALLTSPAYRDLAIPQVWARELDEGRYWCSVSTMYRIARAAGQVRERRRLATHPARVRPELVARGPSEVWSWDITALKGPSKGIWYKCYVILDIYSRYVTGWLVAAAEDAVVAKDFLDDAMNRNGSQPHTIHADRGGSMVSKPVSELLVDLRVIRSHSRPRTSNDNPYSEAQFKTLKYMPDFPERFGSLEDARVFCDEFFMAYNHEHRHSGIGMHTPASVHFGTAEQIRTQRQATLNQAYAEHPERSRAGPDHPGCPKRPGSTSPLTSRNRRSKHNLSHLT, from the coding sequence GTGACCAGATCGTGTGCGCTGACCGGGATATCGAGGGCGACGCACTACCGGCACGTCAACCCGAAAGGGCCGATGCACGGTCCGTGGCTGCCCCGTACGCCACCGCCGCAGGCCCTCGACACCGCTGAGCGGGACCGGGTGCTGGCGTTGCTGACCAGCCCGGCCTACCGGGACCTGGCGATCCCGCAGGTCTGGGCCAGGGAACTGGACGAGGGCCGGTACTGGTGTTCGGTCTCCACGATGTACCGGATCGCCCGGGCCGCCGGCCAGGTCAGGGAACGCCGCCGGCTGGCCACCCACCCTGCCCGGGTCCGGCCCGAACTGGTCGCCCGCGGGCCGAGTGAGGTGTGGTCGTGGGATATCACCGCGCTGAAAGGACCCTCGAAAGGGATTTGGTACAAATGCTATGTCATCCTTGACATCTACTCTCGCTATGTCACCGGCTGGCTGGTCGCCGCCGCGGAGGATGCCGTTGTGGCGAAAGATTTTCTCGATGACGCCATGAACCGCAATGGCAGTCAGCCGCACACCATCCACGCCGACCGCGGCGGCTCGATGGTATCGAAACCGGTGTCGGAACTCCTTGTCGATCTCCGCGTCATCCGGTCTCATTCCCGCCCGCGCACGTCGAATGACAACCCGTATTCGGAGGCTCAGTTCAAAACGTTGAAGTACATGCCCGACTTCCCTGAGCGGTTCGGGTCGCTGGAAGACGCCCGCGTGTTCTGTGACGAGTTTTTCATGGCCTACAACCATGAGCACCGGCATTCGGGGATCGGGATGCACACACCCGCGTCGGTGCACTTCGGCACCGCCGAGCAGATCCGCACCCAGCGCCAGGCCACCCTCAACCAGGCCTACGCCGAACACCCCGAGCGCTCGCGCGCCGGCCCCGACCACCCAGGCTGCCCGAAGCGGCCTGGATCAACCAGCCCGCTGACCAGCCGAAACCGGCGTTCTAAACACAACCTGTCTCACTTGACTTGA
- a CDS encoding tyrosine-type recombinase/integrase, producing MTSAAGLFKRCGCHDPMTGRRLGSQCPQLGVRGHGSWYFRLELPPGKNGRRRQLRRGGFASRKAAGAARDFLSNPTTLDGTSGSAVTVAQWLRLWLESRENLAPSTMRSYAMHARRHLIPNLGRERVTELTPARVQAMFTSLIRTHAATGRPLSVATLQRIQATLRVALNAAVRRGLLASNPARFVELPSGAKPHPVVWTPTRIALWQASGIRPAVAVWTAAQTAEFLAWLHRSEHPLYVLFHLVALLGLRRGEAAGLQWADVDLRARTVTVARQVRQIGKHLELAAPKSASSNRVIALDHTTAALLQGLRIEWLATHPGTSEPVGFLFPDRSGAPLRPDFLTVIFRHLNSASGLPPVRLHDLRHGAASLSLAAGNDLRTVQALLGHSSITLTADTYATVLPDLAHHAAEATAHLLQDATGTQSGRRRPGRRSRTGRSTRIRHHR from the coding sequence ATGACATCAGCTGCCGGATTGTTCAAACGATGCGGATGTCACGACCCCATGACGGGTCGCAGATTAGGGAGCCAGTGTCCGCAACTGGGCGTGCGCGGGCACGGGAGCTGGTACTTCCGACTGGAGCTGCCGCCGGGCAAGAACGGCAGGCGACGGCAGCTGCGCCGTGGCGGGTTCGCCTCACGGAAAGCGGCAGGTGCCGCGCGAGACTTCCTGTCCAACCCCACCACCCTGGACGGCACTTCGGGGTCGGCCGTGACGGTGGCACAGTGGTTGCGGTTATGGCTGGAGAGCCGGGAGAACCTGGCGCCGTCCACGATGCGCAGCTACGCCATGCACGCCCGGCGCCACCTCATACCGAACCTGGGGCGGGAACGGGTCACCGAGCTGACCCCGGCCCGGGTGCAGGCGATGTTTACCTCCCTGATCCGCACGCACGCGGCCACCGGCCGGCCGTTGTCGGTGGCGACGCTGCAGCGTATCCAGGCCACCCTGCGCGTCGCGCTCAACGCCGCGGTCCGTCGGGGTCTGCTGGCTTCGAACCCAGCGCGCTTCGTGGAACTCCCGTCCGGGGCGAAGCCGCATCCGGTGGTGTGGACCCCGACCCGGATCGCTCTCTGGCAGGCGAGCGGGATCCGGCCGGCGGTCGCGGTGTGGACCGCCGCCCAGACCGCCGAGTTCCTCGCCTGGCTCCACCGCAGTGAGCATCCGCTGTACGTGTTGTTCCACCTCGTCGCGCTGCTCGGGCTACGACGAGGCGAAGCAGCCGGGCTGCAATGGGCCGACGTCGACCTGCGAGCGAGAACGGTCACCGTGGCCCGCCAGGTCCGCCAGATCGGCAAGCACCTGGAACTGGCCGCACCGAAAAGCGCCTCCAGCAACCGGGTCATCGCCCTGGACCACACGACAGCCGCCCTGCTGCAAGGCCTGCGAATCGAGTGGCTCGCCACCCACCCCGGCACCAGCGAACCGGTCGGGTTCCTCTTCCCCGACCGCTCTGGCGCTCCGTTGCGGCCGGACTTCCTCACCGTCATCTTCCGCCACCTCAACAGCGCATCTGGCCTTCCGCCGGTACGGCTGCACGACCTCCGCCACGGCGCAGCCAGCCTCTCCCTGGCCGCAGGCAACGACCTGCGCACCGTCCAAGCGCTACTCGGGCACTCCAGCATCACGCTGACCGCCGACACCTACGCCACCGTTCTGCCCGACCTCGCCCACCACGCCGCCGAAGCCACCGCACACCTCCTCCAGGACGCCACCGGCACCCAGTCCGGACGGCGGCGTCCCGGCCGGCGCAGCCGCACCGGCCGCTCCACACGAATCCGGCACCACCGATAA
- a CDS encoding nucleotidyl transferase AbiEii/AbiGii toxin family protein, which yields MDSQKGKARNAAKKTNRSHGELLQLHFYRRLIARVFHADHGTWMLKGGQALLVRWPSARYSTDIDLLGNQDTTDAAVDELIAAAALRLDDEIWFAHRRTFDQTHVERPTRKVTFMTMFEEAPLGYEVNVDIVVAGHHPRGTVTTTALEPAFPTDCGPWPQTRVFPVEDHVAEKICAMYELHQVHRTPSTRAKDLVDLVLIALKTDIEGARMHRILADEVERRRARHMVVDLPGSFRVPNRAWTGLYREAAQKALDLPQEMRTLGGVEAFADAFLTPLMQRTPPPGSWHPDERIWR from the coding sequence TTGGACTCCCAGAAGGGCAAGGCGCGGAACGCGGCGAAGAAGACGAACCGTAGTCACGGTGAACTGCTGCAGCTGCACTTCTACCGGCGGCTGATCGCCCGCGTCTTCCACGCCGATCACGGCACCTGGATGCTCAAGGGCGGCCAGGCGCTGCTCGTACGCTGGCCGAGCGCCCGCTACTCCACAGACATCGACCTGCTCGGCAACCAGGACACCACCGACGCTGCGGTCGACGAGCTGATCGCCGCGGCCGCGCTGCGGCTGGACGACGAAATCTGGTTCGCCCATCGCAGAACCTTCGACCAAACCCACGTCGAGCGCCCGACCCGCAAGGTCACCTTCATGACGATGTTCGAGGAGGCGCCACTGGGCTACGAGGTCAACGTCGACATTGTCGTGGCCGGTCACCACCCCCGCGGCACCGTCACCACCACAGCGCTCGAGCCGGCCTTTCCGACCGACTGCGGACCGTGGCCGCAAACCCGGGTCTTTCCGGTGGAAGACCACGTCGCGGAGAAGATCTGCGCGATGTACGAGCTACATCAAGTCCACCGAACCCCCTCCACTCGGGCAAAAGACCTCGTCGATCTGGTGCTCATTGCGCTGAAGACCGATATCGAGGGCGCGCGGATGCACCGCATCCTGGCTGACGAAGTCGAACGCCGCCGTGCTCGGCACATGGTCGTGGACCTGCCCGGCAGCTTCCGAGTGCCGAACCGAGCCTGGACAGGCCTCTACCGGGAAGCCGCGCAGAAAGCCCTGGACCTGCCTCAAGAAATGCGAACCCTTGGCGGGGTGGAGGCGTTCGCCGATGCCTTTCTCACCCCCCTGATGCAACGGACACCTCCGCCCGGCTCGTGGCACCCGGATGAGCGGATCTGGCGCTGA
- a CDS encoding type IV toxin-antitoxin system AbiEi family antitoxin domain-containing protein produces MEMGPAFELLGAYTADQWGMVTSRQAKNLGVDASTLHRLETAGYLDRVRHGVYAATTATVTPAREAQAAWLALNPAVQAWARPPLDPNGGVLSHQSAAGLHGLGELVDDRICFTTPRRRTSRDPDLWFKRAELADDDVTVIDGLPVTTPLRTICDLLDQHIDGSHIATIIRQAVLVNQVGLDVLAEHIGPYALRYGVRRPGDGAALLEHLLAEIGTSTAELARRPAPASADPGAALSALLAAHPEIAMSSTARLAKLIADAGIVPPNTIVSGLSPDVLAMLAQVTPIMSAVNDKIGPIARLLNDTSTPIATLVNGLPPDLLPAVAQMLKARDAGDRREQIGAGANEASTIGDDEGHASTAASAHPEKLLGLPEGQGAERGEEDEP; encoded by the coding sequence ATGGAGATGGGGCCGGCGTTCGAGCTGCTCGGCGCCTACACGGCGGACCAGTGGGGCATGGTCACGTCCCGCCAGGCCAAGAACCTCGGCGTGGACGCCTCCACGCTGCACCGTCTTGAGACCGCCGGCTACCTCGACCGAGTCCGTCACGGCGTGTACGCGGCCACGACCGCCACCGTCACTCCGGCGAGGGAGGCGCAGGCAGCGTGGCTGGCGCTGAACCCGGCGGTACAAGCGTGGGCCCGGCCACCGCTGGACCCGAACGGTGGCGTGCTGTCCCACCAGTCCGCGGCTGGGCTCCACGGGCTGGGAGAGCTGGTCGACGACCGGATCTGCTTCACCACGCCCCGGCGGCGCACAAGCCGCGACCCGGACCTGTGGTTCAAGCGCGCCGAACTCGCTGACGACGACGTCACGGTGATCGACGGACTGCCGGTCACCACACCGCTCCGCACGATCTGTGACCTGCTCGACCAGCATATCGACGGCAGTCACATTGCCACGATCATCCGCCAGGCTGTCCTGGTCAACCAGGTCGGTCTCGACGTTCTCGCCGAGCACATCGGCCCCTACGCTCTGCGCTACGGCGTCCGCCGGCCAGGAGACGGCGCGGCGCTGCTGGAGCACCTGCTCGCCGAGATCGGCACGAGCACCGCCGAACTCGCTCGCCGGCCCGCACCGGCCTCCGCCGACCCGGGCGCGGCGTTGAGCGCCCTGCTGGCCGCACACCCCGAGATCGCGATGTCCTCGACTGCGCGGCTCGCGAAGCTCATCGCGGATGCCGGGATCGTGCCGCCGAACACCATCGTCTCCGGCCTATCCCCGGACGTGCTGGCCATGCTTGCCCAGGTGACACCGATCATGTCAGCCGTCAACGACAAAATCGGGCCCATCGCGCGACTGCTGAACGACACGAGCACGCCGATCGCGACTCTGGTGAACGGATTGCCGCCGGACCTGCTGCCTGCCGTCGCCCAGATGCTGAAGGCCCGCGACGCCGGTGACCGCCGCGAGCAGATCGGCGCCGGTGCGAACGAGGCGAGCACGATAGGCGACGATGAGGGACATGCCAGCACCGCAGCGTCCGCGCACCCCGAGAAGCTACTTGGACTCCCAGAAGGGCAAGGCGCGGAACGCGGCGAAGAAGACGAACCGTAG